Proteins from one Paraburkholderia sp. BL10I2N1 genomic window:
- a CDS encoding CoA transferase has translation MSNDSNQGGPLAGLRIIDITEVVMGPSATQMLADLGADVIKVEPPGGDMLRAVGPGGRAGAGPLFLNLNRNKRSIVLDLKHPEGKEALLKLVQTADALVYNVRPHAMKRLGLDYDALRQVNPRLIYVGTFGFSQRGRYADLRAFDDLIQAAVAIPEASVRAGSDVPRYAPLNLSDRATGLYAFGVICAALLARERTGFGQAVDVPMFETTAQMMLGDHLYGHTFIPPRGGFGYPRLLNPQRRPYATQDGLVCLVVYTDDQWKAFMRAVGEAERFETDPRFADGESRTQHVEALYKILADKLKAQTTQQWRELLEPLGIPVLPAHTFESLMDDAHLQDIGFFQQFEHPTEGMLRTMAVPSEWPQTPLPPLRPPPLLGEHSAQVLAEAGYSPQQIREMEQAGVTQVAACSESTGVEA, from the coding sequence ATGAGCAACGACTCGAACCAGGGTGGGCCGCTGGCCGGCCTGCGCATCATCGACATCACCGAGGTCGTCATGGGACCTTCGGCCACGCAGATGCTGGCCGACCTGGGGGCCGACGTGATCAAGGTGGAGCCGCCCGGCGGCGACATGCTGCGCGCCGTCGGTCCCGGCGGGCGCGCGGGTGCCGGCCCGCTGTTCCTCAACCTGAACCGCAACAAGCGCAGCATCGTGCTGGACCTGAAGCATCCCGAAGGCAAGGAGGCGCTGTTGAAGCTGGTGCAGACGGCCGACGCGCTGGTCTACAACGTGCGGCCACACGCGATGAAGCGCCTCGGGCTCGACTACGACGCGCTGCGGCAGGTCAACCCCCGTCTGATCTATGTCGGCACCTTCGGCTTCAGCCAGCGCGGCCGCTATGCGGACTTGCGCGCCTTCGACGACCTGATCCAGGCGGCAGTCGCCATCCCCGAGGCCAGTGTACGGGCCGGTTCCGACGTGCCGCGCTATGCCCCGCTCAACCTCTCGGACCGGGCCACGGGCCTGTACGCGTTCGGCGTGATCTGCGCGGCCCTGCTCGCGCGCGAGCGCACGGGTTTCGGGCAGGCGGTGGACGTGCCGATGTTCGAGACCACCGCGCAGATGATGCTGGGCGATCATCTGTACGGCCACACGTTCATCCCGCCGCGCGGCGGCTTCGGCTATCCGCGGCTGCTCAACCCGCAGCGGCGGCCGTACGCCACACAGGACGGCCTCGTGTGCCTCGTCGTCTACACCGACGACCAGTGGAAGGCCTTCATGCGCGCGGTCGGCGAGGCCGAGCGATTCGAGACCGACCCCCGATTTGCCGACGGCGAATCGCGCACCCAGCATGTCGAGGCGCTGTACAAGATCCTCGCCGACAAGCTGAAAGCGCAGACCACGCAGCAATGGCGCGAGCTGCTGGAGCCGCTCGGCATCCCGGTGTTGCCGGCGCACACGTTCGAGTCGCTGATGGACGACGCGCACCTGCAGGACATCGGGTTCTTCCAGCAGTTCGAGCATCCCACCGAGGGCATGCTGCGAACCATGGCGGTGCCCAGTGAATGGCCGCAAACCCCGCTGCCGCCGCTGCGCCCGCCGCCGCTGCTGGGCGAGCACAGTGCGCAAGTGCTGGCCGAGGCCGGCTACTCGCCGCAGCAGATCCGCGAGATGGAGCAGGCGGGCGTGACGCAAGTGGCGGCCTGCAGCGAGTCAACGGGAGTCGAAGCATGA
- a CDS encoding enoyl-CoA hydratase-related protein encodes MSEVVHASRQDGRLILTIDRPERRNALNAEVIGTLQQALDRARSDETIRAVVLTGAGDEAFCAGADLGGDAFAFDYATPTSAYADLLRTARTLNVPLVARVNGACMAGGMGLLAMCDLAITARHASFGLPEVKVGVFPMQVLAVLQAQLPLRCLAQLCLTGEPIDAARAREIGLVNEVADDLDAALERLLSRLLANSPTALRRGMYAMKAMRSMSFDEAIAFGEGQLGLLALTHDAREGVAAFKEKRRPQWTGK; translated from the coding sequence ATGAGCGAGGTCGTGCACGCCAGCCGGCAGGACGGGCGGCTGATTCTCACCATCGACCGTCCGGAGCGCCGGAATGCGCTCAACGCGGAAGTGATCGGCACCTTGCAGCAAGCGCTGGATCGCGCCCGGTCTGACGAGACGATTCGCGCGGTGGTGCTCACCGGTGCGGGCGACGAGGCGTTCTGCGCCGGCGCCGACCTGGGCGGGGATGCCTTCGCGTTCGACTACGCCACGCCGACCAGCGCCTATGCCGACCTGCTGCGCACGGCGCGCACGCTCAACGTGCCGCTCGTCGCGCGGGTCAACGGCGCCTGCATGGCCGGCGGCATGGGCCTGCTCGCGATGTGCGATCTCGCCATCACGGCCCGGCACGCGAGCTTCGGCCTGCCCGAGGTGAAGGTGGGCGTGTTCCCGATGCAGGTGCTCGCCGTGCTGCAGGCCCAGTTGCCGCTGCGCTGCCTGGCGCAGCTGTGCCTGACGGGCGAGCCCATCGACGCGGCGCGGGCACGCGAGATCGGTCTGGTGAACGAGGTGGCTGACGACCTCGACGCTGCGCTCGAGCGCCTGCTGTCGCGGCTGCTCGCCAACTCACCCACCGCGCTGCGGCGCGGCATGTATGCGATGAAGGCGATGCGCTCGATGTCCTTCGACGAGGCGATCGCCTTCGGCGAAGGGCAGCTCGGCCTGCTGGCCCTGACCCACGACGCGCGCGAGGGCGTGGCTGCATTCAAGGAAAAAAGGAGACCGCAATGGACGGGCAAATGA
- a CDS encoding acyl-CoA dehydrogenase family protein, whose protein sequence is MNFDFSDDQLAIRDAVEARCADFGADYWLERDRDGRWPNEFCDAVARGGWFGVTMPKEHGGAGLGISAAAMVMRTIGKLGSAAVSSVHLNLFGPQPVVVFGSEAQKRRMLPPLIDGSDRACFGVTEPNVGSDTTRVRTFARRAGDRYIVHGQKVWTSTAQQANKILLVARTTAIEACARPMDGVTLFYTDLDRSHVRISEIEKMARKAVDSNELFIDGLEIPVEDRIGEEGQGFRYLLHGLNPERILVAAAALGAAETALARATDYARERVVFGRPIGKNQAIQHPLAECWMRLQSAELLMWKAAALYDAGKPCGVEATAAKYLAAEASFETSLRAVRTHGGYGYAKEYHVERGLRESVLSLLAPVTQELALCYVAEQALGLPKSY, encoded by the coding sequence ATGAATTTCGACTTCTCCGACGACCAGCTTGCAATCCGCGACGCCGTCGAGGCCCGCTGCGCCGACTTCGGCGCCGATTACTGGCTCGAGCGGGACCGCGATGGGCGCTGGCCCAACGAGTTCTGCGACGCCGTTGCCCGCGGCGGGTGGTTCGGCGTGACCATGCCCAAGGAACACGGCGGCGCCGGCCTCGGCATCTCGGCGGCCGCGATGGTGATGCGCACGATCGGCAAGCTCGGCTCGGCGGCGGTGTCGTCGGTACACCTGAACCTGTTCGGCCCGCAGCCGGTGGTCGTGTTCGGCAGCGAGGCGCAAAAGCGGCGCATGCTGCCGCCGTTGATCGACGGTTCGGATCGCGCCTGCTTCGGCGTGACCGAGCCCAACGTCGGTTCCGACACCACACGCGTCAGAACCTTCGCCCGCCGCGCGGGCGACCGCTACATCGTCCACGGCCAGAAAGTCTGGACCTCGACCGCCCAGCAAGCGAACAAGATACTGCTCGTGGCCCGCACGACGGCGATCGAGGCATGCGCGCGGCCGATGGACGGCGTCACGCTGTTCTACACCGACCTCGACCGTTCGCATGTGCGTATCAGCGAAATTGAGAAGATGGCGCGCAAGGCGGTGGACTCGAACGAACTGTTCATCGACGGGCTGGAAATCCCCGTCGAGGATCGCATCGGCGAGGAAGGCCAGGGCTTCAGGTACCTCCTGCACGGGTTGAACCCGGAGCGCATCCTCGTCGCGGCTGCCGCGCTCGGCGCCGCTGAGACAGCGCTGGCGCGGGCCACGGACTACGCCAGGGAACGCGTCGTGTTCGGCCGCCCGATCGGCAAGAACCAGGCGATCCAGCATCCCCTGGCGGAATGCTGGATGCGCCTTCAATCGGCCGAACTGCTGATGTGGAAGGCGGCGGCGCTCTATGACGCCGGCAAGCCCTGCGGGGTCGAGGCCACGGCGGCCAAGTACCTGGCAGCGGAGGCCAGTTTCGAGACGTCGTTGCGCGCGGTGCGCACGCACGGCGGCTATGGCTACGCGAAGGAGTACCACGTCGAGCGCGGCCTGCGCGAAAGCGTGCTGTCGCTGCTCGCACCGGTGACGCAGGAGCTCGCGCTGTGCTACGTGGCCGAGCAGGCGCTCGGGCTGCCGAAGTCGTACTGA
- a CDS encoding acyclic terpene utilization AtuA family protein, with the protein MDGQMTFSTPGKVVRIGGASGFWGDSSLGPVQLVRCGGIDYLVFDYLAELTMSILAGARAKRPEEGYAIDFVTVALRSVLKQAVEQRIRIVSNAGGVNPKGCAAAVQALADELGVPVRVAIVEGDDVLPLAAAMRAAGTVEMSSGEPMPERLVTANAYLGALPIARALAAGADIVITGRCVDSAVTLGVLMHEFGWAADDFDRLAAGSLAGHIIECGCQATGGLHTDWASVPDWANIGYPIVECHEDGSFEVTKPADTGGLVTPATVGEQLLYEIGDPASYLLPDVTCDFRQVRMEQTGPHRVLVTGARGRPPTGTYKVSATAPAGFKVSGQLTIVGIDAAAKAQRTGEALLERGRRLLRECGFTDFLGTHIELLGTESAYGPHARPLPTREVVLRLTVTHADRRALEMFSRELAAPGTSWSPGTTGAGGRPPVSPVLRQFAWLMPKAQVTPTVTLGETTFTVTLPPPQPQGALEPLVPTGGALPAGPRQTVPLLRIALGRSGDKGDTSNIGLIARHPALLPVLRDQVTSERVATYLGHLVQGPVQRYELPGIHAINLVCARALGGGGMASLRNDPLGKGMAQMLLDMPVDVPAGMLQELPA; encoded by the coding sequence ATGGACGGGCAAATGACATTCTCGACGCCGGGCAAGGTCGTGCGGATCGGCGGCGCCTCGGGCTTCTGGGGCGACAGCAGCCTCGGGCCGGTGCAACTGGTGCGCTGCGGGGGCATCGATTACCTGGTGTTTGACTATCTCGCCGAGCTCACCATGTCGATCCTCGCGGGCGCGCGGGCGAAGCGGCCGGAGGAAGGCTACGCCATCGACTTCGTCACGGTGGCGCTGCGCTCGGTGCTGAAGCAGGCCGTCGAGCAGCGCATCCGCATCGTCAGCAACGCCGGCGGCGTGAATCCGAAGGGCTGCGCCGCGGCGGTGCAGGCTCTGGCCGACGAACTCGGCGTCCCGGTGCGCGTCGCGATCGTCGAAGGCGACGACGTGCTCCCGCTCGCCGCCGCGATGCGAGCGGCCGGCACGGTCGAAATGTCCAGCGGCGAACCGATGCCGGAGCGGCTGGTGACGGCCAATGCCTATCTCGGCGCACTGCCCATCGCGCGCGCCCTGGCCGCGGGCGCCGACATCGTCATCACCGGCCGCTGCGTCGACAGTGCCGTCACCCTCGGCGTGCTGATGCACGAGTTCGGCTGGGCGGCCGACGACTTCGACCGGCTCGCCGCCGGCAGCCTGGCCGGCCACATCATCGAATGCGGCTGCCAGGCGACGGGCGGCCTGCACACCGACTGGGCCAGCGTGCCGGACTGGGCGAACATCGGCTATCCGATCGTCGAGTGCCACGAAGATGGCAGCTTTGAAGTCACCAAGCCCGCGGACACTGGCGGCCTCGTCACGCCCGCAACCGTCGGGGAGCAACTGCTGTACGAGATAGGCGATCCGGCCAGTTATCTGCTTCCGGACGTGACCTGCGACTTTCGACAGGTGCGCATGGAACAGACCGGGCCGCATCGCGTGCTCGTGACCGGCGCGCGCGGCCGGCCGCCGACCGGCACCTACAAGGTCAGCGCCACCGCGCCGGCGGGCTTCAAGGTGTCCGGACAGCTTACCATCGTCGGAATCGACGCCGCAGCGAAGGCGCAGCGCACAGGCGAGGCGTTGCTCGAGCGCGGCCGCCGGCTGCTGCGTGAGTGCGGGTTCACGGATTTCCTGGGCACCCATATCGAGCTGCTCGGCACGGAGTCGGCCTACGGGCCCCATGCGCGCCCGTTGCCGACGCGCGAAGTCGTGTTGCGCCTGACGGTGACGCATGCCGACCGGCGTGCACTGGAGATGTTCAGCCGCGAGTTGGCCGCACCCGGCACATCCTGGTCACCCGGCACGACCGGTGCTGGTGGGCGTCCCCCGGTGTCGCCGGTGCTGCGGCAGTTCGCCTGGCTCATGCCGAAGGCGCAGGTGACGCCGACGGTCACGCTCGGCGAGACGACATTCACCGTGACGCTGCCGCCACCGCAGCCGCAGGGCGCGCTGGAACCGCTGGTGCCCACCGGGGGTGCGCTGCCTGCCGGCCCACGCCAGACGGTGCCGCTGTTGAGAATCGCGCTCGGACGCAGCGGCGACAAGGGCGACACTTCCAACATTGGTCTCATCGCGCGGCATCCGGCCCTGCTGCCGGTGCTAAGAGACCAGGTGACGTCAGAACGGGTCGCGACGTACCTCGGCCATCTGGTGCAGGGGCCGGTCCAACGTTACGAGCTGCCCGGCATCCATGCCATCAACCTCGTCTGCGCGCGTGCATTGGGCGGCGGCGGCATGGCGTCGCTGCGCAACGACCCGCTCGGCAAGGGCATGGCGCAGATGCTGCTCGACATGCCGGTCGACGTCCCCGCAGGCATGTTGCAGGAGCTCCCCGCATGA